One region of Anaerolineales bacterium genomic DNA includes:
- a CDS encoding threonine synthase: MAWSGVIPTYREWIDLPASAPVISLLEGNTPLIPLPRLAKQLGKGVSLYAKFEGLNPTGSFKDRGMTVAISEAVGRKVKSVICASTGNTAASAAAYAARSGIQCIVLIPQGKVAMGKLAGAIAYGSRVIQIEGSFDDALTLVVQISQKHSIALVNSLNPYRLEGQKTGAFEICDALGKAPDWFCLPVGNAGNITSYWMGFQQYHRAKNTGLPRILGVQAEGSAPLVLGHPVENPETVATAIRIGKPARGEQALEAAQESGGRIIAESDEAILEMQSALAGEGLWVEPASAAGLAGLLHDVRSGALTLEGQTVVAVCTGHGLKDPDIVARRAPSIQLLRPVLGDLEQALLG, translated from the coding sequence ATGGCTTGGAGTGGAGTGATCCCTACCTACCGGGAATGGATCGATCTTCCCGCAAGTGCGCCGGTCATCTCGCTGCTCGAAGGGAATACGCCGCTGATTCCCCTCCCGCGGTTGGCGAAGCAATTAGGCAAGGGAGTGTCGCTGTATGCTAAGTTCGAAGGGCTGAATCCCACCGGTTCGTTCAAAGACCGGGGCATGACCGTCGCCATCAGCGAGGCCGTGGGACGGAAGGTGAAATCCGTCATCTGCGCTTCGACCGGAAACACCGCCGCCTCCGCCGCGGCGTACGCCGCCCGCTCGGGGATCCAATGCATCGTCCTCATCCCGCAAGGGAAAGTGGCGATGGGCAAACTGGCCGGCGCGATCGCCTACGGTTCCAGAGTCATCCAAATCGAAGGATCGTTCGACGACGCCCTGACGCTGGTGGTGCAGATCAGCCAAAAACATTCCATCGCGCTAGTCAATTCGCTTAATCCCTACCGGCTGGAAGGACAAAAAACCGGCGCTTTTGAAATCTGCGACGCTTTGGGAAAAGCGCCGGATTGGTTCTGCCTGCCGGTCGGAAACGCCGGAAACATCACCTCCTATTGGATGGGGTTTCAGCAGTATCATCGGGCGAAGAACACCGGATTGCCGCGCATCCTGGGCGTTCAAGCCGAAGGATCCGCGCCGCTGGTTCTCGGCCATCCGGTGGAGAATCCGGAAACGGTCGCCACCGCCATCCGGATCGGAAAGCCCGCGCGCGGAGAACAGGCGCTGGAAGCCGCCCAGGAATCCGGCGGCCGGATCATCGCGGAAAGCGACGAGGCCATCTTGGAGATGCAATCCGCGCTGGCCGGCGAAGGCTTGTGGGTGGAACCGGCGTCCGCAGCGGGTTTGGCCGGCCTGCTTCACGATGTCCGCTCCGGCGCACTGACGCTTGAGGGCCAGACGGTGGTCGCCGTTTGCACCGGCCATGGGCTAAAGGACCCCGATATCGTCGCCCGACGGGCGCCGTCGATCCAATTGCTGCGTCCCGTTCTCGGCGATTTGGAGCAAGCCCTCCTCGGATGA
- a CDS encoding CapA family protein, translated as MKRPTAVCAMVLLLWGCRGPAPRGEAVAASISPQSSDPADTTAAPTNSFPVPTRTTLPEPEERSAIPPSPSPTDSSAGAELAFVGDIMLGRSIGDRIRRGDAVFASVEPILQAADLAVGNLECAIGEDGVKAPKYYTFLAPPESAALLKRAGFGLLSLANNHSFDYGIEAFEQTMAMLESNGLAHVGAGFNDAQARAPAVFTVGGLRLAFLAYAEVPKEYTGGFDPKSWTAGPDTPGISWADDDKIIRDLEAVSPVSDFLVVLFHYGDEGVDVPNPRQIQLSRLAIDYGADLVVGSHPHVLQGEEEYRGGRIFYSLGNFVFDEFDGKANRSAILWVKVYPGAPVEYNLIRLNLVDGIPRMGE; from the coding sequence ATGAAACGGCCAACCGCTGTATGCGCAATGGTCCTGCTGTTGTGGGGTTGCCGGGGCCCTGCGCCTCGCGGGGAGGCGGTCGCCGCAAGCATTTCCCCGCAGAGTTCGGATCCGGCGGACACAACCGCCGCCCCGACGAATTCGTTCCCCGTTCCGACCAGGACGACTTTGCCCGAGCCGGAGGAGCGATCGGCCATCCCGCCCTCCCCTTCTCCGACCGATTCCTCCGCCGGCGCCGAATTGGCGTTCGTGGGCGACATCATGCTCGGCCGCTCGATCGGCGATCGGATCCGGCGCGGGGATGCGGTCTTCGCCTCGGTCGAACCCATCCTTCAAGCGGCCGACCTGGCGGTTGGAAACTTGGAATGCGCGATCGGGGAGGACGGCGTTAAAGCGCCGAAATACTACACCTTCCTGGCGCCGCCGGAATCCGCCGCCCTTCTCAAACGCGCCGGGTTCGGTCTGCTGTCGCTGGCCAACAACCACAGTTTTGACTACGGTATCGAGGCGTTCGAGCAAACTATGGCCATGTTGGAATCCAACGGGTTGGCGCATGTGGGAGCGGGATTCAATGACGCCCAGGCGCGGGCGCCGGCGGTGTTCACCGTGGGCGGCTTGCGGCTGGCCTTTCTGGCATACGCCGAAGTGCCCAAGGAGTACACCGGCGGGTTCGATCCGAAAAGCTGGACCGCCGGGCCGGACACCCCCGGAATTTCCTGGGCTGATGACGATAAAATCATCCGCGATCTTGAAGCCGTTTCCCCGGTTTCGGATTTTCTCGTCGTTCTTTTCCATTACGGCGACGAGGGGGTCGATGTGCCCAACCCGCGGCAAATCCAACTATCCCGCCTGGCGATCGATTACGGCGCGGACTTGGTGGTCGGCTCGCATCCGCACGTCCTTCAGGGGGAGGAGGAATACCGAGGGGGGCGGATTTTCTATAGTTTGGGGAACTTCGTCTTCGATGAATTCGACGGCAAGGCGAACCGCAGCGCCATTCTGTGGGTGAAGGTGTACCCCGGCGCACCGGTGGAATACAACCTGATCCGGCTGAATCTCGTCGACGGTATCCCCAGGATGGGGGAATGA
- the hflX gene encoding GTPase HflX: MPRTKTISTDKKPLAFLFGIDWKGRPAVLSLQDSLDELEVLCRTAGMDVAGRDFQRIAKPDTATLIGSGKVTELKRWVEETRAGIVVFDEELSPRHLRELQKELGDAVHVLDRTALILDIFAQHAHTREGSLQVELAQYEYRLPRLTRAWTHLARQAGGAAGRGGTGGVGLRGPGETQLEIDKREIARKIVHLKTELENVRDHRLRYRSRRKRSGIAVVALVGYTNAGKSTLLNRLTDAGVYVADQLFATLDPTTRRVRLPGGKTILLTDTVGFIQKLPASLIAAFRATLEEISEADLLLHVVDISHPNARQQVDAVQQTLQALGLRDYPVITAINKIDLLPDFRDEPLTRLYPNTVMLSALNGNGIPALLETIEKSLYNRMRYIRVKLPLNAGRLLHVFYKEGSVENLVHREDGILVSGRIPGFCLAEFREYQLADRRNKE; the protein is encoded by the coding sequence ATGCCGCGAACGAAAACCATTTCTACCGATAAAAAACCGCTGGCCTTCCTGTTCGGAATCGATTGGAAAGGCCGGCCGGCCGTCCTTTCCTTGCAGGACAGCCTCGACGAATTGGAAGTGTTGTGCCGAACCGCGGGGATGGACGTGGCCGGCCGGGATTTCCAGCGGATCGCTAAACCGGATACCGCCACCCTGATCGGATCCGGCAAGGTGACGGAACTCAAGCGTTGGGTGGAAGAAACCCGGGCCGGAATCGTCGTATTCGACGAAGAGCTTTCTCCCCGTCACCTTCGCGAATTGCAGAAGGAGTTGGGGGACGCGGTTCATGTTCTGGACCGGACGGCATTGATCCTCGACATCTTCGCCCAGCACGCCCATACCCGCGAGGGGTCCTTGCAGGTGGAATTGGCCCAATATGAATATCGTCTTCCGCGCCTGACCCGAGCCTGGACCCACTTGGCCCGGCAAGCCGGGGGCGCGGCGGGCCGCGGCGGAACCGGAGGTGTCGGCTTACGCGGCCCGGGGGAAACCCAGTTGGAAATCGACAAACGGGAAATCGCCCGGAAGATCGTCCATCTGAAAACGGAATTGGAAAACGTCCGCGATCACCGCCTTCGATACCGCAGCCGGAGGAAACGGTCCGGAATCGCGGTGGTGGCGTTGGTCGGGTATACCAACGCCGGAAAAAGCACGCTCCTGAACCGGCTCACCGATGCGGGCGTGTATGTCGCCGACCAGCTGTTTGCGACCCTCGACCCAACAACGCGGCGGGTCCGCCTGCCGGGCGGGAAAACCATTCTGCTGACCGATACGGTCGGATTCATCCAAAAGCTGCCCGCTTCTTTGATCGCCGCGTTCCGCGCCACGCTGGAGGAAATCTCCGAGGCGGACCTCCTTCTGCACGTGGTCGACATCTCGCATCCCAACGCGCGCCAGCAGGTCGATGCCGTCCAGCAAACCCTGCAGGCCCTCGGATTGCGGGATTACCCCGTCATCACGGCGATCAACAAGATCGATCTCCTTCCCGATTTCCGCGATGAGCCGCTGACAAGGTTGTATCCGAACACCGTCATGCTTTCGGCGCTTAACGGAAACGGAATCCCCGCGCTCCTGGAGACGATCGAAAAATCGCTTTACAATCGGATGCGCTATATCCGGGTGAAACTCCCGCTCAACGCCGGACGACTCTTGCACGTGTTTTACAAGGAGGGTTCCGTCGAAAACCTCGTCCACCGGGAGGACGGGATCCTGGTGTCGGGCCGGATCCCCGGTTTTTGCTTGGCGGAATTCCGCGAATACCAGCTTGCCGATCGGCGGAATAAGGAGTAG
- the smpB gene encoding SsrA-binding protein SmpB, giving the protein MPAALEGYPDRSEREVRTAAPSIVRPLFLRYNNPLLRYRLRPGRKRSWRNRVDEHVKVVASNRKATHDYAILDRIEAGIALFGSEIKSIRAGQINLKEGYILIEGRQAWLLGVHIAPYDPASLANHDPLRKKRLLLHRKEIIRLQEAQQQKGLAIVPLRVYLKKGLAKVEIGLGRGLKKYDKRQAIAKRDAERDMRRALSGRG; this is encoded by the coding sequence ATGCCCGCCGCTTTGGAGGGATATCCCGATCGTTCGGAACGGGAGGTCCGCACGGCGGCACCTTCCATCGTCCGCCCCCTCTTTTTACGATACAATAACCCGCTCCTTCGTTATCGCTTGCGTCCGGGCCGGAAAAGATCATGGAGAAATCGCGTGGACGAACACGTCAAGGTGGTGGCAAGCAACCGCAAAGCGACGCATGATTACGCCATCCTGGATAGGATCGAGGCGGGCATCGCTTTGTTCGGCAGCGAAATCAAGTCCATCCGCGCCGGACAGATCAATCTGAAGGAGGGATACATCCTCATCGAGGGCCGGCAGGCTTGGCTTCTCGGCGTGCATATCGCTCCCTACGATCCGGCCAGCCTGGCCAACCATGATCCCCTCCGGAAAAAGCGCCTTCTCCTGCACCGCAAAGAGATAATCCGCTTGCAGGAAGCCCAACAACAGAAGGGACTGGCCATCGTTCCGTTGCGGGTATACCTGAAGAAGGGGCTGGCCAAGGTCGAGATCGGCCTTGGGCGCGGGTTGAAGAAATACGATAAACGGCAGGCGATCGCCAAGCGGGACGCGGAACGGGACATGCGCCGGGCGTTGAGCGGACGCGGATAA
- the thrB gene encoding homoserine kinase codes for MTASVRRAKIRIPATSANLGPGFDCMALALDLWNEVTIANSAGGVRVSVKGEGAGLLPQDRGNRVALAALQVFEQAGWPEAEFSVDCLNRIPVASGMGSSAAAAVGGLMAANTALGLPYSRQNLIRLCLALEAHADNAAAAFAGGLVVLGIEESGVLWRRYELPPMRVCVVVPEKRVPTSDSRSFLPETVAHRDAAFNLGRALLTAEALRSADYRLLAAAMQDRLHQPYRLARLPGIADILQAATQAGAAAALSGAGPGVIAFAECGQTEILNAMLAAARERKLDARGFLLNVSNAGADEIETRD; via the coding sequence ATGACCGCTTCGGTCCGGCGCGCCAAGATCCGGATTCCCGCCACCTCGGCCAACCTCGGCCCCGGATTTGACTGCATGGCGCTCGCACTGGATTTATGGAACGAGGTGACCATCGCAAACTCCGCGGGAGGGGTGCGTGTGTCGGTGAAGGGCGAGGGGGCCGGTTTGCTTCCCCAAGACCGCGGCAACCGGGTGGCGCTGGCCGCGTTGCAGGTCTTTGAACAAGCGGGATGGCCGGAGGCGGAATTCAGCGTCGACTGCTTGAACCGGATTCCGGTGGCCTCGGGGATGGGATCCAGCGCGGCGGCAGCCGTGGGCGGGCTGATGGCCGCCAACACCGCACTCGGCCTCCCATACTCGCGCCAGAACCTGATCCGGCTATGCCTGGCTCTGGAAGCCCATGCCGACAATGCCGCAGCCGCATTTGCTGGAGGGTTGGTCGTATTAGGGATTGAGGAGAGCGGGGTTCTCTGGCGCCGCTATGAACTGCCGCCGATGCGGGTATGCGTGGTCGTCCCGGAAAAGCGGGTTCCCACGTCCGATTCGCGGTCCTTCCTTCCCGAAACGGTGGCTCATCGCGACGCCGCGTTCAACCTCGGCCGGGCGCTGCTTACGGCGGAAGCCCTGCGCAGTGCGGATTACCGCCTGTTGGCGGCGGCGATGCAGGACCGGCTTCACCAACCCTACCGGTTGGCCCGCCTGCCCGGCATCGCCGACATCCTGCAAGCGGCCACGCAGGCCGGCGCAGCGGCGGCGCTATCGGGTGCCGGCCCCGGGGTGATTGCGTTTGCGGAATGCGGCCAAACGGAGATCCTGAATGCCATGCTGGCGGCCGCACGGGAGCGGAAGCTGGACGCCCGCGGGTTCCTCCTGAACGTCAGCAACGCCGGCGCTGATGAAATCGAAACTAGGGACTGA